The DNA window AGGAGGAAAATATCATACTAATTTTTGTCTCACTTCATTAATGAGACGAGTGTGTCTCGTTGAACTCAAACCAAGCAAGCTGAAGTACGCAAGGACCAGCATATTAAGCAGTTCAGGCTTTGGACAATTTGAATTACATTAGTCCTGACCTCGGGCTGGATCAACTCAAAATTTAGCAAATGATAGGGCTCAGGCCTAGGCCATTTACACCCTAACAAGTAAGTCATCCTTCTAATTTCGTTGGATGAATGTCTTATCCAGCTGAGCATCCATTCATTCTGCTCGGATAAATAGAACCTTTAAACCAACATGCTTTGGATGGGAAAAAAACAGGTCCACATTTATCATCTATCCCCAATAAAATCCAATATTATTTCCAACAATAaacatgaatgaaagaaattcaACATTAGACAGAAGCCACAAAAATACTTCAATCCTTCTCAAATGATTTGACACTCTTCAAAAAGCACACACCATACAGATAGAACAGCAATCTATATTAGAAGACAAGGTTACATGTCAGTCGTATGTATATAAAGTTAAAATGTTtagaggtaaaaaaaaatctttcgaTTGTTACAAATGGTAAGAACTAAGAACCAAAGATAGTGGCTTCACTTCACACCTTAGTAGAAGTTCATGGAAAATAGAGGCTCAAATGATAAACCAACTATATCTTGCTTCTTACCAGTATTTTGATACTTCATGTACCATGAAAAAGTCAAGTATCTCAATAAATTTTCAATTGCCTCACCAACACCATCAAGTTTAGAATATTAGCatgaaaaaacaattaaaaaatagaaacatccACGAGTAGATGCCAATAGGATATAAGTTGAAGGAGAGCTGTTTGAGATAGTATGTATATTTGTAGCAGCCACCACCAAGTGCACTGGCAAGAAAGAGCAATATGCTGCCAACTAGAAGAGTTAAACAACCAAGAAGTGGACCAGGAATGACTCCAGAATAAGTGATGAGACCATATAcaatttggatttaaaaaaaattcattgctTCAAACAGAGCTGAATGGTACAGAACCCATTTAGCCATCCACATTTACTAGGGAAACAAATACAGTTATGTATGAACAATTTTGAAAGTTCACCAAACTGGACTACCTCTTATTTTCCACTCCCCAGAGGAAGTCTCACTAATGGTAAAAACTCCTCACACACATTATTCTGgccaaatttatttttaaaattggaTGAATGTATAGTAAATTTATTCCAGGGAATAATAATCGAGGACAACACATAATAGGAAATTGCTGAAAACAAGACCAAATAAAAATTTGCAATCAATGCTCACTTGACATAGAAAACCACAATAAATTATCACTTGGTTGGTCAATACTCAAATACAGTGTAGAATGTCTAAGATTAATAACAttttgaaaagaagaaataagaaccAATACAATTTTTAGCAGCATTGAAAAATCATGGACAGTGCTAATCCAAGATCACATTTACAATGTTCCCTAGGTGAAGAGAAAGCACATAGGATATTCTTAACAGTTCCTACATGACTCCCACTATGataggaaataagaaaaaatgtaaCCCAAAAAAAGTAACTTAATCCATCAAGAACAACTCACAGAAGCTAGTTCGCTGTATTTGATGATCCTGTGACTAGAACCCCAGAATTAGTTGTCGAGCCCAATGCATCTGCATTTCACATCATGGTTATTAAAAGGAATAATCATAGCATTAATCACTGGGGAAAATAACTGCactaagaaagagaagaggaaacaAGCAGAAAACCACATAGCAGCCACAAACCTTGATTTGACTGGGGCCACTGAGAACCCGTGTTGGAATCTCCAAGTCTTCCTGACTTTCCTGTGTCTTCTTCCACACCATTATTGTTAGGATGCTGCAACTGTCCCGCAACAGGAGAAACTGGAAATACCCCATTACTCTCCTCCTTTTTTACTACATGGTTATGTAAATTAAGTGAATTGCTAGGGTTGTCATTTTCGTTCAGTGCCAAGGAGTTCTCAACTTGCCGCACAACAACAGGAGCAGAGGGCCCTTGGTGTTTATCCTTGTCTTCGAGGGAAACACCATTTTTGAGGAGCCCTCGCACCATATTTGGTGTTTGCACCTCAGTCCATCTATCCTTATCTCTCGAAGGTATATTAGTCAAAGGCATCGGAATCCCTCCAGACATGTCCTCCCCTTCTGTCTTGACATTATTCTGAATCCGCTTCTGTACTGCTACAGGTGCGGTTACTGCACTATTCCCTTTGGCGTTCTTGTTCTGTTCCATCACTAGCACAGAAGCAGGGGCAAACGTcgccctctctttctctctctgtttctctttctgtttctctttctccatGAGAAAGACAACCCGTTCCAATGCTTCTTTGGCCCTCTTCCTTGTAAAGGCAGCTTCTTTAACTCTCCTCTCTGCTTCAATCCGAGATGTAGCCGCAGCTTTAGTCATTGAACTAGCAGCAATCCGAGCAGCAGCAAGGAAAACTTTTGCCAACTTCTGATCGATCACCCCCTGACCACCAGCAAGCACCGGTTCCCCATTGGTACCCTTACTCTTCTTATTCGACCCGCCAACGTCGAAAAACAAAAGGCTAGGGTTCACGCAACTTGGACAAACATACTGACGAGCATTCTCTAACCCAACACAAGCCAAGTGAGAAACTGAAGAGCATTTCAAACACGTAAGCCGCTCGTGAAGAGAAGGTAGAGATCCCTCATATACCTCAAAACAATGAGTACAAAGCGATCCAGGGTGAAGTTTCAAAACACAACATGTGCAGACCCGACGTTGGATGCTACGATGGCGTATGTTGTGAAGGAGCCAACGCTCCTGTGAGCCACAAGCACTGCACTCGGAGCCTGTGTCTCGCATCATCGCAGCAGCATTGAGGAAGCTACAACAGAAATCTAAAAGCCCTAgcgaaaccctagaaattcaCGAGTACTTAATTCGAGAAAATTTAGGAACAATACAAAGAGAGTCGAAGCAAAGATAAACCTGTAGATGTCGAACGTTATTgtattagggatttttttttcccaacctCTCTTTGACTCTTCGTATCCGTACCAGTTCTCACTGCTCACATAGAAGATgtgagagaggaagagatttCACTAGTCCCGAAGAAGAAGTAAACAAAGCACTAGTCATAAGTCTCATAacaagaagggagagagagaattcttcaTCTGTGTTTTTGCATaaacagagaagaaaagcaAAGTGCGTTTGagatttggagagagagaagagaactgaCATTGAAGAATTGAATGGGAAGAAAGCTAATATGTCCATATGTCACTGGTCATGTGCCGGCTACTTTTCTAGCGGCCGGCTCGCTTTCCTGGTGTGAATTTACATAATTGCCTTAGGTTGTCACCAGGGTTACCGACACAAACGGACAAAGGATTTAGTTCACATTTATCGGTATCCGATACTAATATTGATACCGATATGCGTAGGCTGAGACGGGATCAAAATAACATTTTCTTCACcctaaagaaagaaataacattttttctttttttttaataaaagcaTGCATTCCCATTTCCCATTCTCAAATCCTATAACATGTTCAGAAATGCGGCCCATTCTGGAATGCACTTTTATCCCATTCCACATCCCCGTTCTGTAGCCAAGCACTTTGGTTTGCTATGAAGCGGTTGTTGTTGTATTATCAATTGGTCATGCCTCTGCTTTCATCTCCCCTTTTGGCTCTTGTTCATCACATACTGAGTTCTAGTGGCCATCCATTCTCTTTCACATAGAGGAGTCAATATCTATGGATCTATATGGGCGAATTCCAACCTAGTTCATTCATTCaggcttcagcaacagcaaatAAACTTGTAATTCAAACTAGTCTGCGATGATATTTTATATTTCTCAAGGTATTAGGTGAACTTGGCTAAAAGAACTCTTGAACTATGGTCATGGATAGTGGCCCTACAGGATATTTCAAATCTATTAGGGGTCTCCCCTAGGGGATCCTCTCTCCTCAAGTTTATTCATCATTGCTGAAAAAGTCCTTAATCGAGGTCTGAAAAACTATGTGTAGAAGGGCGTGCTTCATACTTTCAGCTTCCTAGAGGATGCCCAGGTATCTCACATAATCTCTTTGCTGATTAtacagtctttttttttctgtaaaggGTTGAAGTCTTCGTTGAAGCAAGTTATGGGCTTCATTAGTTGTTATGAAGGTTTTTTCTGGTCAGCTGATTAGTAATCAAAAAAGTTGTTTTATTATAAGCTCCAAAGTCTCTTAATCCCACTTTAGAATGGTGGTAGATATTACGGGCTTTGCAAGAATATCTCTTTGATCACATATTCGGGGGCTCCCTTGTATACTGGAAGAATTaaaatgaggtttttttttttttttttttttttttttttttttttttttttatttatattattattaattatatgCTTGCCGATGTGAGAGCTAAAGTGGCAGGATGGAAAAGAAATCTCTTATCCACGGGAGGAAGACTTACTCTTCTAAAACATGTGCTCACATCTATGCCAACTTAGACATCATTTGACAACGTTtcatttctgcgttttcttgttcccagaaacagagaaacatcctaaaaagcgtttgataaagttgttccgtttcacccgtttctagaaacataaatcaaaatttatgcttatttacaattctagaaacgactttaacAAAACAAGTCCgtcatttctaaaaacaaatttgagagagaaaaaaaagttgttgagtccgataaatctctcaactatttaaacctaaaaagaggcaaccgaacattctgtcccttttgggcatccaatgatactattgggcTTTTTAAtgacattatgtctgcaaaaaatgtttcaagaacaagtttatcaaacaccaaaaaacccGTTTTTATTTTCGAAAACGTGAAAAagtcgtttctgctgtttctagacacagaaacagcagaaacgttatcaaacggtgccttacaATCTTTCCAGCATGGACGCTCCTAAAATGGTTTTGCAAAAATTCCAGAGCATCTATGCAAATTTCTCATGGGGCTCCTCTGAGTTTGGCAAGCGTCATCACTGGATGGGTTGGCATTAAATCTTGTAGGTCTTTATCTGAAGGAGGTCTTGGGAttcatcttttgaaggatatTAATACTTCTATGCGTCTTAAGGGGTTATGGCGCATTCTCTCAGAGAATTCCATCTGGAGCTCTTTCTTCAAGGCTAAATTTTTAAAGGGAAAACATATTTTCCTTGCTTCCCAAAGAATGATGTGCTCTAAAACTTGGCGAAAGACTTTGGCTCTTAAAGATTTCATCCTCTCTTAATCTAAATGGTTGGTGGGGTTTGGCGAGGTAAATTTTTGGATAGATAATTAGCTGAGAGATGATATGTTTATTAACTATGTTGATGGTGCTATGTATGTTGATTTTAATACCCGAGTTAAGGATGTGCTCAATGTCAACGGTTTTTGGGATCAGGATTACTTGAATCACTCATTGATTCTCAGGAGATCCGTGAGAGCATCATAAACTCAAAGATTAGGTTATCTGGTAGGGTGGATAGATTGGTTTGGACTCCAGCTAGTGATGATAATTTCTCTACTAAATCGGCATGGAACAAGGTTCATAACCATTTCCCAATAGTCTTTCATGATAGACGGATCTGGAATGGGTCCATACCTCCAAAAATTGGTTTCTTCTTTTGGCAGATCATTAATGGGAGAATTCCTACCAATGATACtttgaaaaaaattggtatTCCTTTGACGTCTAAATATTTTTGTTGCAGATCCCCTCAAAAGGAAACGACTTGGCATGTTCTATCCGCAGGAGTTGCTTccaaggtttgggatttttttggtCACATGATGGATGTAAAGATTATTCCCACTCAACAACTTgcggcccgtttgataacatttctgccttttctgtttcaagaaacaacaaaaacataaatttttgtttctagaaacagaaacataattgaaggtgtttgatagtcatgtttctggaagtcgatagcaACCAGCGAAAAGAATGGCcatgagtcgtttccagaaacggagaaccaagttctacttgtttcgccagggtcgtttcttgaaccataaataggtagatattttaatttctatttctgaaaacaagtgaaataaaacagttttatcaaacactttttgttctgtttctgccatttctggatacaaaaacagcagaaatgcgtttcttgaaacgttatcaaacgggcccttggtTCAAGGATTTTGTTCTAGAAACCCCATACTAGTGCTAAGTGTATTTGTGAGTATATCATGGTTTTGCTTCATTCTTTCATCATTTGGGAACTatggaaagagagaaataaaaggatACATGATGAAATACCACTTGCTTCCTCTATGGTTGTTGAAAAGATCAAGGAATGTATTCGTGAAATCTAGTTGCCTAAGAAATTCAATAAACCTCAATCTATGAAAGACATCCTCATCTTGCAAGCTTTTTAGTTTAAATCCTATATATATAAATTCTAGAATCCCTATTCCAGTTTACTGGAATCCTCCAGTAACGTCTGTGAAGCTAAATGTTGATGGGCCATGCAAAGGGAATCCATATATCAGTGGGGGAGGAGGTATTATTAGGAACTTCTGAGGGAAAATCCTGGTAGCATTTTCCAACTTTTATGGGGTTTGTACAAATACAGTGGCAAAATTTAGAGTGCTTAAAGATGGGCTAAAATATGTGAGGAAAAGGGACCATATGATTTCTATATCTATTTAGATTCTACTTTTATTGTGAAAATTGTGACCCAAAGAAACTGCAATTTGTGGAGTTGCTagtattggtttcaagaaattaTCTCACTTTGTGATTTGCTtagtaattatatatatttctcttACCGAGAAAGTAATCGAGCAGCATATTGGCTGGCAAATTTGGCTTGTGAATCTTTAACcagttctccttttttttagggtaattcAACTATTCCAAGGGATCTTATTTGTATTACAAATGAAGATAGAGCTAGTCTCCCAGTGTTTCGTatgtaatt is part of the Macadamia integrifolia cultivar HAES 741 chromosome 9, SCU_Mint_v3, whole genome shotgun sequence genome and encodes:
- the LOC122087965 gene encoding uncharacterized protein LOC122087965, with the translated sequence MMRDTGSECSACGSQERWLLHNIRHRSIQRRVCTCCVLKLHPGSLCTHCFEVYEGSLPSLHERLTCLKCSSVSHLACVGLENARQYVCPSCVNPSLLFFDVGGSNKKSKGTNGEPVLAGGQGVIDQKLAKVFLAAARIAASSMTKAAATSRIEAERRVKEAAFTRKRAKEALERVVFLMEKEKQKEKQREKERATFAPASVLVMEQNKNAKGNSAVTAPVAVQKRIQNNVKTEGEDMSGGIPMPLTNIPSRDKDRWTEVQTPNMVRGLLKNGVSLEDKDKHQGPSAPVVVRQVENSLALNENDNPSNSLNLHNHVVKKEESNGVFPVSPVAGQLQHPNNNGVEEDTGKSGRLGDSNTGSQWPQSNQDALGSTTNSGVLVTGSSNTAN